GAGGCATGAGGACGAGCACATTGCCGATGGGGCGCAGGATGAGCCCCCGGCGGCGCGCCTCCATCGTGACCCGGTGACCGATCCTGGCGGCGAGCGGGTAGGCTGTCCGGGTGGCGCGATTCTGGACCATCTCGATTCCCACCATGAAGCCGCGTTGACGAATGTCGCCGACCTGCTCCAGCTGTGCGAGGGGGCGCAGAAAGCGGGTGAGCGCGGCAATCTTGGGGCGCAGTGCCGCCAGGGTGTGTTCTTTCCGGAAGACCTCCAGATTCGCCAGCGCCACGGCGCAGCCCAGTGGATTGCCGGTGTAACTGTGGCCGTGAAAGAAGGTCTTGAAGTCTTCGTATTTTCCCAAGAAGGCGGTGTAGATGTCTTCGGTCGTCAGCGTGGCGGCAAGGGGCATGTAGCCGCCGGTCAATCCCTTGCTGATGCACATGAGATCCGGCGTGACGTCTTCATGCTGGCAGGCGAACATCTTGCCGGTCCGTCCGAATCCGGTGGCCACTTCGTCGGCAATCATGAGGACCTGGTACTGCGTGCAGAGCTCGCGGACTTTTTTGAGATAGCCGGGAGGCGATGTGATGATGCCGGCGGCGGCTTGGACAAGCGGCTCGATGATCAGCCCGGCAAGATCGCGATGGCGTGTCTTCAAAACCTGCTCAAGAGGGTCGAGGCATGCCGTGCCGCAGCCGGGATAGGTCAACTTGAGCGGGCAGCGGTAGCAATAGGGCGGATCGGCTTCGACGGTCGGGAACAACAGCGGCTTGAATCGGCCGTGGAAAAGCTCGATGTTGCCGACGCTGACGGCGCCGAGGGTGTCGCCATGGTAGGCCTGCTTCAAGTGGAGAAAGGATGTTTTGGGTCCGGCGTCGGGGTGGTGCTGTTGCCAGTATTGCACCGCCATCTTTAGGGCGACTTCAACGGCGGTGGAGCCATTATCGGAATAGAACACGCGGGTCAGTCCCTTGGGCGCGAGGCGGATCAGTTCGCGCGCCAGCTGAATGGCCGGTGGATTCGAGAGGCCGAGAAAGGTGGAGTGGGCAATCTTGCCCAGCTGGGTCTTGATGGCACGGTCAAGGACCGGATGCCGATGCCCGTGAAGGTTCACCCAGATGGAGGATGTGCCGTCGAGATACTTTTTCCCCTTCGCATCGATCAGGTAGGAACCTTTTCCGCGCTCGATAATGAGCGGCTCCTCCTGTGCCCATTCCTGCATCTGGGTGAAGGGGTGCCAGAGGTATTGGCGGTCCCACTCAGCGAATTTGTCAGGGCTGGTTCTTCTGGCCATGCGAGTCTCGACATCGGCGAAGATGATCGGAAACGGTGTGCGTCGAAAGGCGCGAGAAATCGGCGCGTGGCGCGGATTATACGGGCGCACCGCCGCTTTGACAACCTGGGGGGCAGTTACTATAATGAACCGATTTTATTCAGAAAAGAGCCAGGATTTGCAAAGTCTTATTCGCAACTTTTCGATTATCGCTCATATCGATCACGGCAAATCGACCCTCGCTGACCGGATCCTCGACGCAACTGGCGCGGTGACTGCCCGAGAGGCCAAGGAGCAGATCCTTGATGCCATGGACCTGGAACGGGAACGTGGCATTACGATCAAGGCTCACGCGGTGGCGATCAAGTATCGGGCCAACGATGGGAAGATCTACTCGTTGCATCTGATCGATACGCCGGGGCACGTGGACTTTACCTATGAAGTCTCCCGCAGCCTTGCCGCGTGCGAAGGAGCGCTCTTGCTGGTGGATGCCACTCAAGGGGTGCAGGCCCAAACCATCGCCAATGTGAACTTGGCCATGGCGAACAACCTTACGATCATTCCGGTCATCAACAAGATCGATTTGGCCAGCGCCGATGTCGAAGGCACCAAGCAATCGATTTCCGACGTGCTCCAGCTCGATGCCAGCGATGCTATGCTCATCAGCGCCAAGGAGGGCAAGGGCGTGCCGGAAGTGCTGGAGGCCGTGATCGAACGGATTCCGCCGCCCTCCGGAAATCCCAACGCCCCGCTGAAGGCGCTCATTTTCGATTCCTGGTTCGACAATTATCAGGGCGTGATCGTCCTGACCCGCATCGTCGATGGGTCCGTTCGCCCCGGCATGAAGATCAAGGTGATGTCGAACGACCGGGTGTTTGAAGTGATGGAAGTCGGGCAGTTCACGCCGAAGCGCACGAAGAAAACCGAGTTGTTGACCGGCGAAGCCGGGTATGTGTGCGCGAATATGCGGGAAGTGGCGGACGTGAAGATCGGCGATACGCTGACCGATGCGGCGCAGCCGACGAGCACGCCGTTCCCCGGCTACAAGGAAGTGAAGCCGCTGGTCTTCTGCGGCCTCTATTCGACCGATACCGCCAAGTACGAAGATTTGCGGGATGCGCTCGTCAAGCTGCGGTTGAACGACTCCTCCTTCATCTATGAGCCGGAGACCTCGCTGGCGCTCGGCTTTGGATTCCGGTGCGGCTTCCTGGGGTTGCTGCACATGGAGATCATTCAGGAGCGCTTGGAGCGGGAATACGGGCTGACGCTGATCACCACGGCGCCGACGGTCGTCTATCGCGTGATGACCACCAAGGGCGATGTGCTGGAAATCGACAATCCCGCCGACCTGCCGGAGCCGAGCAGCATCGAATCGTTCGAGGAGCCCTTCATTCTCGCCACCGTCATTACGCCCGAGCGGTACATGGGGTCGATCCTCAAGCTCTGCCAGGAACGCCGCGGCATTCAGCGGGACATTCACTTCCTCGATCCGACGCGCGTGGTCATCAGCTATGAGATGCCGCTCAACGAAGTGATCTTGGACTTTTACGACAAGCTGAAGTCGCGCACCCAGGGCTATGCCTCGCTGGACTACGAACTCCTGGGCTATCGGGAGTCCAAGCTGGTCAAGATCGACATTCTGCTGAACGGCGAGGCGGTCGATGCCCTGTCATTCATTACCCATGAAGAGCGCGCCTACTACCGTGGCCGGCAGATGGCGGAGAAGATGAAGGAACTGATCCCGCGGCAGATGTTCGAAATCGCCATTCAAGCGGCCATCGGGAATAAGATCATCGCCCGCGAAACGATCGGCGCGATGAAGAAGAACGTCATCGCCAAGTGCTACGGCGGCGACATTTCCCGCAAACGGAAGCTGCTCGAGAAACAGAAGGAAGGGAAGAAGCGCATGAAGTCGGTGGGCAGCGTCGAAGTGCCGCAAGAAGCGTTTCTCGCCCTCTTGAAAGTCGGTGACGAATGAGCGCCGAGCCGACCCCGCCCAATCTGGATGAGGTGACGGGGCCTTCGGCCGCGGTTCCCTCCGGATCGCCGGATGCCGGCACGGATCGGCCCGGCGCCAAATCGATCGTCCGAGAATATGCCGAAGCCATCGTCGTGGCGATGCTGCTCGCGTTTGCCATTCGCGTATTCGTGGTGCAGGCCTTCAAGATTCCGTCCGGCTCGATGATTCCCACGCTGTTGATCGGCGATCACATCCTGGTCAGCAAGCTGTCCTACGGCCTCCAGTGGCCGGCCGATTGCAAGCTGCAACCGGCTTTCCCCCCGGTGAATTGCTACACCTCCAGCACGATTGTGGCGTTCGGCAAGCCGCAACGGGGCGATGTCATCGTGTTCCGGTTTCCGGAAGACGAAGAGAAAGACTTTATCAAGCGCATCGTGGGCGGGCCTGGCGATACGGTGCAAGTCCGCAATAAAGTGGTCATCGTGAACGGAGAACCGTTGGACGACAAAGGGTTTACGCAGCGCATCGATCCCGGCATCATCGACGGCACGGTCAACCCGCGCGACAACTTCGGCCCGGTGACCGTTCCGGACGGCTCGTACTTTGTCATGGGCGACAACCGGGATCAGAGCCTCGACAGCCGGTTCTGGGGCTATGTGCGCGAAGAGAAAATTCGCGGCAAGGCCTTTCGGATTTATTGGTCCTGGAGTGGGCAAGGCAATTGGACCGAGTGGGTCCGGTGGGAGCGGTTCGGCAAGGCGATTCAGTAGGGAGGACGCAGCGCAGGCCATGGCACCTCAGGCATCCAACAGCTCCAAGCAGCAGGCGTCTCCCAAGGCGCTCCGCCAGTATGTGCAGCGGTTTCCCCAGGCCTGTGTGCTGGTCATCGGGGATTTGATTCTCGACCATTATGTCATGGGGCGGGTCAGCCGGATCTCTCCCGAAGCGCCGGTGCCGGTCGTGCATGTGGAGTCCGAGTCTCTGCGCTTGGGCGGCGCGGCCAATGTGTTCAACAACATTCTGGCGCTGGGCGGCAAGGCCGATCTCTGCGGCGTGATCGGCGCCGATGAAAGCGGACGGTTGCTGCTGAAAGAGCTGGGAAGCCAGCGGACGACTCAGTCGTCCCGCGGCGGGGTCATCATCGATCACGACCGTCCGACGACGCGGAAAAGCCGGGTCATCGCCCATAATCAGCAGATCGTGCGCTATGACGTCGAGGGCCGGCAGGAGCTGAAGGCCGCGCTGCAGAAACGCATGTTGCGGTATGTCGAATCCCGCATGCGGGAATTGTCCTGCCTGGTCGTCTCAGATTACGCGAAGGGGGTGGTCACGGCGCAGCTCATGACGGACCTGACGCGGCTGGCCGCCTTGCGCCGGATTCCCATCATCGTGGATCCCAAGGTCGAACATTTCAGCTACTACAAAGGCGTCACCGTGATGACGCCGAATCATCTGGAAGCCACGCAGGCGTCCGGCCTCCATGGGGATGACGATCAGACGGTCGATCAGGCGGGGGCGCTGATCCGGCAACGGCTGGGGTGCCAGTCCGTGCTGATTACGCGCGGTGAAAAGGGGATGAGCCTCTACGAGGGGGACGGCGCCTCCTGGCATTTGCCGACGCAAGCGCGCCAGGTTTACGATGTGACGGGGGCCGGCGATACCGTGATCGGCACGCTCGCACTCGCCCTGTCGACCGGCGCCAGCATGCGCGAAGGGGCGACGCTGGCCAATTATGCGGCCGGGATCGTCGTCGGCATGGTCGGGACCGCCACCGTATCGCCCAAGCAGCTCCTGGAGGCTGTGGGGAATGGGTAGGGCCACGCAACAGGTCATCGTCGTCATTCCCGCGCGCTACGGGTCGTCGCGGTTCCCAGGGAAACCGCTGGTGCGGCTGGGCGAAAAGCCCATGATTCAGCATGTGTATGAACAGGCGGCGGCCTGCCGGTCGGTCAACGAAGTGCTGGTCGCCACGGACGATGACCGGATCAAGCGCGCAGTGGAACAGTTCGGCGGGCGCGTCGTGATGGTGGCCGGCGACTATCGCACGGGCACCGATCGCGTGGCGGCCGTCGCGCGCATGTTTGCCGGCGAGTGGTTTGTCAATTTGCAGGGCGATGAGATCCCCCTGAATCCGGAACTGCTGTCCGACCTGATCGAACCGTTTATTCAAAGCGGCGCGGAAATGGGGACGCTGAAGCGGAAGATGGATGCGACGGACGATCTCCAGAATCCGGGCATCGTAAAAGTCGTGACGGACCTGCGCGGCTATGCCTCGTATTTTTCGCGGGCGCCGATTCCCTGGGTGCGCGACGATGCGAGTCGGCGGGTGGTGAGCGGGCTCCACTACATCCATCTGGGCCTCTATATGTATACGAAGGAAACGCTGCTGCGGTTTGCCGGGCTGGGCACCAGCCAGCTGGAGGATGCCGAGAAGCTGGAGCAGTTGCGCGCGCTGGAACACGGGATTCGCATCCGGGTGTGGGAGACCCAGCATGCCTCGTTGCGCGTGGATGCGCCGGAGGATGTGCCGGACGTGGCGGACCGGCTGCAGCAGTACGATGCCATCAAGCGGGAACTGAGCCGGAATCGAGTGGTGCCGAGCCGATGAGACAGGTGGGCGCGGAGCAACGGGCGGTCGCCGATCGTGGGGGCAACCATGAGTAAATTTATTTTTGTGACAGGCGGAGTGGTATCGTCGCTGGGGAAGGGGCTGGCTTCGGCCTCCATCGGGAATTTGCTTGAGAGCCGCGGGCTGAAGATTACCTTCTTGAAGCTCGATCCCTACATCAACGTCGATCCGGGGACGATGAATCCCTACCAGCACGGCGAAGTGTTCGTGACCGACGACGGGGCGGAGACGGACCTCGATCTCGGCCACTATGAACGGTTCACGTCGCTGTCGCTGACCAAGGAAAACAACTATACGACGGGGCGGATCTACAATTCCGTGATCACCAAGGAGCGCCGGGGCGATTATCTCGGCGGCACGGTCCAAGTGGTGCCGCATATCACGGACGAGATCAAGCAATGCATCATGCGCATCTCGAAGGGCATGGATGTCACGATTGTCGAGATCGGCGGCACCGTCGGCGATATCGAGAGCCTGCCCTTTCTCGAATCCATCCGGCAGATGCCCTACGACGTGGGGCGCGAGAATGTGTTGTACGTCCACCTGACGCTGGTGCCCTATATCGGGGCCGCCGGCGAACTCAAGACGAAGCC
The Nitrospira sp. genome window above contains:
- the bioA gene encoding adenosylmethionine--8-amino-7-oxononanoate transaminase; translation: MARRTSPDKFAEWDRQYLWHPFTQMQEWAQEEPLIIERGKGSYLIDAKGKKYLDGTSSIWVNLHGHRHPVLDRAIKTQLGKIAHSTFLGLSNPPAIQLARELIRLAPKGLTRVFYSDNGSTAVEVALKMAVQYWQQHHPDAGPKTSFLHLKQAYHGDTLGAVSVGNIELFHGRFKPLLFPTVEADPPYCYRCPLKLTYPGCGTACLDPLEQVLKTRHRDLAGLIIEPLVQAAAGIITSPPGYLKKVRELCTQYQVLMIADEVATGFGRTGKMFACQHEDVTPDLMCISKGLTGGYMPLAATLTTEDIYTAFLGKYEDFKTFFHGHSYTGNPLGCAVALANLEVFRKEHTLAALRPKIAALTRFLRPLAQLEQVGDIRQRGFMVGIEMVQNRATRTAYPLAARIGHRVTMEARRRGLILRPIGNVLVLMPPLAVTLKELQRMVSIIRQSIVSTHDTV
- the lepA gene encoding translation elongation factor 4, giving the protein MNRFYSEKSQDLQSLIRNFSIIAHIDHGKSTLADRILDATGAVTAREAKEQILDAMDLERERGITIKAHAVAIKYRANDGKIYSLHLIDTPGHVDFTYEVSRSLAACEGALLLVDATQGVQAQTIANVNLAMANNLTIIPVINKIDLASADVEGTKQSISDVLQLDASDAMLISAKEGKGVPEVLEAVIERIPPPSGNPNAPLKALIFDSWFDNYQGVIVLTRIVDGSVRPGMKIKVMSNDRVFEVMEVGQFTPKRTKKTELLTGEAGYVCANMREVADVKIGDTLTDAAQPTSTPFPGYKEVKPLVFCGLYSTDTAKYEDLRDALVKLRLNDSSFIYEPETSLALGFGFRCGFLGLLHMEIIQERLEREYGLTLITTAPTVVYRVMTTKGDVLEIDNPADLPEPSSIESFEEPFILATVITPERYMGSILKLCQERRGIQRDIHFLDPTRVVISYEMPLNEVILDFYDKLKSRTQGYASLDYELLGYRESKLVKIDILLNGEAVDALSFITHEERAYYRGRQMAEKMKELIPRQMFEIAIQAAIGNKIIARETIGAMKKNVIAKCYGGDISRKRKLLEKQKEGKKRMKSVGSVEVPQEAFLALLKVGDE
- the lepB gene encoding signal peptidase I encodes the protein MSAEPTPPNLDEVTGPSAAVPSGSPDAGTDRPGAKSIVREYAEAIVVAMLLAFAIRVFVVQAFKIPSGSMIPTLLIGDHILVSKLSYGLQWPADCKLQPAFPPVNCYTSSTIVAFGKPQRGDVIVFRFPEDEEKDFIKRIVGGPGDTVQVRNKVVIVNGEPLDDKGFTQRIDPGIIDGTVNPRDNFGPVTVPDGSYFVMGDNRDQSLDSRFWGYVREEKIRGKAFRIYWSWSGQGNWTEWVRWERFGKAIQ
- the rfaE1 gene encoding D-glycero-beta-D-manno-heptose-7-phosphate kinase, encoding MAPQASNSSKQQASPKALRQYVQRFPQACVLVIGDLILDHYVMGRVSRISPEAPVPVVHVESESLRLGGAANVFNNILALGGKADLCGVIGADESGRLLLKELGSQRTTQSSRGGVIIDHDRPTTRKSRVIAHNQQIVRYDVEGRQELKAALQKRMLRYVESRMRELSCLVVSDYAKGVVTAQLMTDLTRLAALRRIPIIVDPKVEHFSYYKGVTVMTPNHLEATQASGLHGDDDQTVDQAGALIRQRLGCQSVLITRGEKGMSLYEGDGASWHLPTQARQVYDVTGAGDTVIGTLALALSTGASMREGATLANYAAGIVVGMVGTATVSPKQLLEAVGNG
- the kdsB gene encoding 3-deoxy-manno-octulosonate cytidylyltransferase gives rise to the protein MGRATQQVIVVIPARYGSSRFPGKPLVRLGEKPMIQHVYEQAAACRSVNEVLVATDDDRIKRAVEQFGGRVVMVAGDYRTGTDRVAAVARMFAGEWFVNLQGDEIPLNPELLSDLIEPFIQSGAEMGTLKRKMDATDDLQNPGIVKVVTDLRGYASYFSRAPIPWVRDDASRRVVSGLHYIHLGLYMYTKETLLRFAGLGTSQLEDAEKLEQLRALEHGIRIRVWETQHASLRVDAPEDVPDVADRLQQYDAIKRELSRNRVVPSR